One Pseudorhodoplanes sinuspersici DNA segment encodes these proteins:
- a CDS encoding CaiB/BaiF CoA transferase family protein has protein sequence MKLPLENLVVVELGHSVAAPVAGLILAELGATVVKVENPDGGDDARNWGPPFLHGAAGMFQAINRNKCSVAADLKDDAQRETLRRYIVEKADVVVQNMRPGLVERYGLDAASLRKDKPALVYCNLTAFGADGPMKSTPGYDPLLQAFGGLMSVTGHEGAEPVRTGPSIIDQGSGMWAVIGIVTALLRRNQTGEGCEVNTSLFETALSWMCMHTAAYLASGRVPRRSGSENGGMAPYKAYEASDGWVVIAAANDNLFRRFAATIGHPEWADDPEMNTNSNRVRNRERVNALVAEVIRTKPRQHWIDTLAAVSVPCAPLQSLDEVLNHPQTEAVGMLQHSADGKFQLMGLPLQFDGERPDFRKNPPALAEDNELLFPQGPSLRSAS, from the coding sequence ATGAAGCTGCCGCTGGAAAATCTCGTCGTTGTCGAACTCGGCCATAGCGTCGCCGCTCCCGTTGCCGGGCTGATCCTCGCCGAACTCGGCGCGACGGTGGTGAAGGTCGAGAACCCGGACGGCGGCGATGATGCCCGCAACTGGGGCCCGCCGTTCCTGCACGGCGCCGCCGGAATGTTCCAGGCGATCAACCGCAACAAATGTTCGGTCGCGGCGGATCTGAAGGACGACGCGCAGCGCGAAACATTGCGACGCTATATCGTCGAGAAGGCTGATGTGGTGGTGCAGAACATGCGGCCAGGGCTGGTCGAGCGTTACGGCCTCGATGCTGCATCGTTGCGCAAGGACAAACCGGCGCTGGTCTATTGCAATCTGACAGCCTTCGGCGCCGACGGGCCGATGAAAAGCACGCCAGGCTACGATCCGCTGCTGCAGGCCTTCGGCGGCCTGATGAGTGTCACCGGCCACGAGGGTGCGGAGCCGGTGCGCACCGGGCCGTCGATCATCGATCAGGGCTCCGGCATGTGGGCGGTGATCGGCATCGTCACGGCATTGCTTCGCCGCAACCAGACGGGCGAGGGCTGCGAAGTGAACACCTCGCTGTTCGAAACCGCCTTGTCGTGGATGTGCATGCACACGGCGGCTTATCTTGCCTCCGGCCGCGTGCCGCGCCGCAGCGGCAGCGAGAATGGCGGCATGGCACCTTACAAGGCCTATGAAGCGAGCGACGGCTGGGTGGTGATCGCGGCCGCGAATGACAACCTGTTCCGGCGCTTCGCTGCAACGATCGGCCATCCCGAATGGGCCGACGATCCGGAGATGAACACCAACTCCAATCGCGTGCGAAACCGCGAGCGCGTCAATGCACTGGTTGCGGAGGTGATCCGCACCAAACCGCGTCAGCACTGGATCGATACATTGGCCGCCGTCTCCGTGCCATGCGCGCCGCTGCAATCGCTCGATGAAGTGTTGAACCATCCGCAGACCGAAGCGGTTGGCATGTTGCAACATTCGGCCGACGGCAAATTCCAGTTGATGGGGCTTCCGCTGCAATTCGACGGCGAGCGGCCGGACTTCCGCAAGAATCCGCCGGCGCTGGCGGAGGACAACGAATTGCTGTTTCCG